From Erigeron canadensis isolate Cc75 chromosome 8, C_canadensis_v1, whole genome shotgun sequence, one genomic window encodes:
- the LOC122580546 gene encoding probable glutathione S-transferase yields MAKENVKLLSMWASPFCMRVKVALAEKGISYEEILENDIMNGKTELLLKSNPVHKQVPVLLHDDKPIIESTNIVTYIDDFWAAKPLLPPCAYEKSRARFWADYIDRKVHPAGRAIWSANGDKVVTAKKDFLDILMYLDGTLGDKDYFNGDTFGFVDILLIGLTSWFPAYEKYGDFKVAAWITRSWARETVSESLTSPEKITNFVGMMRKMYGLE; encoded by the exons ATGGCAAAAGAAAATGTGAAGCTTTTGAGTATGTGGGCTAGTCCCTTTTGTATGAGAGTGAAGGTTGCATTGGCAGAGAAAGGTATTTCTTATGAAGAGATATTAGAGAATGATATCATGAATGGAAAGACTGAGTTATTGCTCAAATCGAACCCGGTGCATAAACAAGTTCCTGTCCTCTTGCACGACGATAAGCCCATTATCGAGTCCACTAACATTGTCACCTACATCGATGACTTTTGGGCTGCTAAACCCTTGTTGCCCCCTTGTGCATACGAGAAATCACGAGCCAGGTTTTGGGCCGACTACATTGACCGCAAG GTTCATCCAGCTGGTCGTGCTATTTGGAGCGCAAATGGAGATAAAGTAGTAACTGCCAAGAAAGACTTCCTTGATATCTTGATGTACTTAGACGGAACTTTGGGTGACAAAGATTACTTTAATGGTGACACTTTTGGGTTTGTCGACATATTGCTCATAGGATTAACCTCATGGTTTCCTGCTTACGAGAAGTATGGGGACTTCAAGGTGGCAGCATGGATCACACGATCATGGGCGAGAGAAACCGTTTCTGAATCCTTAACTAGCCCTGAAAAGATAACTAACTTTGTTGGAATGATGAGGAAAATGTATGGTCTGGAATAA